The following proteins are co-located in the Nerophis lumbriciformis linkage group LG22, RoL_Nlum_v2.1, whole genome shotgun sequence genome:
- the LOC133615678 gene encoding GTP-binding protein Rhes-like, whose product MNTKEKFHLPVDGVLEMFSTFAGHQSPALTPVLRQQHPKVLSKSGVGLLGTVKGRWTQRDRRALESVSSEPLPRGCAEVVKPRNRHRIVVLGAPRVGKTNVVRRFLGEDFREQYEPTAEDFHRKLFHVGGETYQVDILDASIERNFPAKRRLSILTGDVFLLVFSLDDRESLTEVCELLGEIRAAQTKLLKFKRPARLPALVCGNKSDLHAQRAVSRSEVTKALARDVAFVETSSKHGTGLEAAFRELAAMGGLPGETEPSKHQLISMVAYRSLCEGQRGGGRGRTPCAAVDPLVRRPSFGSDLRLVLGSSGKADKPERCQIQ is encoded by the exons ATGAACACAAAGGAGAAGTTCCACCTTCCCGTTGATGGCGTCTTGGAAATGTTCAGCACCTTCGCCGGGCACCAGAGCCCCGCCCTCACACCCGTCCTGCGTCAACAGCACCCGAAGGTGTTGTCGAAGAGCGGCGTGGGTCTCCTGGGGACGGTCAAAGGGCGATGGACGCAGCGGGACAGGAGAGCCTTGGAGAGCGTCTCCAGCGAGCCGCTCCCCCGCGGGTGTGCGGAGGTGGTCAAGCCCAGGAACCGTCACAGAATTGTGGTGCTGGGCGCTCCCCGGGTGGGCAAGACCAACGTGGTGAGGCGTTTCCTGGGGGAAGACTTCCGGGAGCAATATGAACCCACGGCAGAGGACTTCCACAGGAAGTTGTTCCACGTGGGAGGGGAAACCTACCAGGTGGACATTCTGGACGCCTCCATAGAGAGAAACTTCCCGGCAAAACGGAGGCTCTCCATCCTGACAG GTGACGTCTTCCTGCTGGTCTTCAGTCTGGACGACAGAGAGTCCTTGACCGAAGTCTGTGAGCTCCTCGGCGAGATCCGAGCCGCCCAGACCAAGCTGCTCAAGTTCAAACGCCCGGCCAGGTTGCCGGCGCTGGTCTGCGGCAATAAATCCGACCTCCACGCTCAAAGAGCGGTCAGCAGGTCGGAGGTCACAAAGGCCCTGGCTCGCGACGTGGCCTTTGTGGAGACCTCGTCCAAGCACGGCACCGGGCTGGAGGCGGCGTTCAGGGAGCTGGCGGCCATGGGCGGCCTGCCGGGCGAGACCGAGCCGTCCAAGCATCAGCTGATCTCCATGGTGGCCTACCGCTCCTTGTGCGAGGGCCAGCGGGGCGGCGGGCGCGGTCGCACGCCCTGCGCCGCCGTGGACCCGTTGGTGCGCCGGCCCAGCTTCGGCAGCGACCTGCGACTGGTGCTTGGATCAAGCGGCAAGGCCGACAAACCCGAGAGGTGTCAGATTCAATGA